In one window of Amblyomma americanum isolate KBUSLIRL-KWMA chromosome 9, ASM5285725v1, whole genome shotgun sequence DNA:
- the LOC144103913 gene encoding uncharacterized protein LOC144103913 isoform X2: MVSTPLTKTAACICPSLGESCQARLPFVASSTTAQLAALRLAADILDSHSSILSYSVPPVAAPSLLLESPQPRRSPVVPLDAARAITEWQLLLEHPRVAQGTPLQLLLDKGIS; encoded by the exons CTGCCTGCATTTGCCCCTCATTGGGAGAGAGCTGCCAGGCCAGGCTCCCATTTGTGGCCagttccaccacagcacagcTGGCTGCCCTCCGCCTGGCTGCTGACATCCTGGACTCCCATTCCTCCATCCTGAGCTACTCTGTTCCTCCCGTGGCTGCTCCATCCCTCTTGCTTGAATCCCCCCAGCCACGTCGGAGCCCCG TGGTGCCCCTGGATGCTGCCAGAGCCATCACAGAGTGGCAGCTGCTACTGGAGCaccccagggttgcccaagggaCACCCCTACAACTTTTGCTGGACAAGGGGATTTCTTGA
- the LOC144103913 gene encoding uncharacterized protein LOC144103913 isoform X3 gives MAACPSAAAACICPSLGESCQARLPFVASSTTAQLAALRLAADILDSHSSILSYSVPPVAAPSLLLESPQPRRSPVVPLDAARAITEWQLLLEHPRVAQGTPLQLLLDKGIS, from the exons ATGGCGGCCTGCCCGTCTGCTGCAGCTGCCTGCATTTGCCCCTCATTGGGAGAGAGCTGCCAGGCCAGGCTCCCATTTGTGGCCagttccaccacagcacagcTGGCTGCCCTCCGCCTGGCTGCTGACATCCTGGACTCCCATTCCTCCATCCTGAGCTACTCTGTTCCTCCCGTGGCTGCTCCATCCCTCTTGCTTGAATCCCCCCAGCCACGTCGGAGCCCCG TGGTGCCCCTGGATGCTGCCAGAGCCATCACAGAGTGGCAGCTGCTACTGGAGCaccccagggttgcccaagggaCACCCCTACAACTTTTGCTGGACAAGGGGATTTCTTGA